The sequence below is a genomic window from Miscanthus floridulus cultivar M001 unplaced genomic scaffold, ASM1932011v1 fs_894_1_2, whole genome shotgun sequence.
TCAATTTCAATTATAGATCCAACACCGAGGGAAGAATTAATTGAGAGAAATGCTATATACAAATTCTACTCTGATAGAATACAAAAAATTGGAAGAATTTTTGATACAGCCATGCAAATATCAAATCCCAAATGGAACGACGATGTATATGATTGGCGAAGACTGTTTCCAAAATGTGTTCCAAAGACAATAGACGTGTAAGCCTAATTTCATCATACAAAATATAAGTCTCGTCTGCTTAAATAATTCTGATTTTTTTAATTGTGTGCAGCAAATCAACTGGATATTTGGTCCTATATTTCATGAACACGTGGAATGGTCAAGGATTTATTTCGAAAATATGCATggtacaaaaataaataaattaatagTTCTATTAATAACTTTATCGTATTGCATATTAGTGTTATATTATCATTAATATATTGGTCTTCATACAATAAACTAATTATTTTCTTCAAATTACCTGCAGGATCCAAACCTACTAAGGATGTGGTTTCTCGTCGATATCCTTAAATACGAAAGGAATGAATGCGCTGAAAACATTCCACTATATGTAAGAGAAGGACTTAATTAAGAAGCTATCGATAACATTGCAATAGAGTACGTAATAAGCTATATAAACATGGTATTAATAAAGTTATTTAGTACCTATGACAAAGAATGTAAGTATATAGGAAATTGAAAGAGTTATTTTGTGGTTTTTTTAAAGTTTAAACCAGTTCGTATTTGTGTACCATACGAGCTTTATATTACTCAATCTTGAATTctctttttataattttttaaattAAACCAATATTAAGAAATAATTAATATCTAAAAACACGTGCGTGCCGCACGTGCACTTTTACTAGTTAGACTAAAAACACAAATAAccagcacatatatatattaatccTGTATTTTTCTCGAAGTACGTAATAATTAGATTTATTCATAAAAATACTTAAAACTAGCACATTTATACATGTCTTCTTTTTGCACaaatattttttcaaaaataGTACAAGTGATCAGCCAAACGATGAAAATTTAATGGAGACACATtttaaaacggagggagtactacaaAGGAAATTATATAACGATTAAAGCACATATATAGAACATACATATCATATCATGAGTAATTGTCTCCCTCTACAGCCATACATCAAAAGGATTTCTTGATTGACAGGAGTGTCCCTATGATCCCGACAAGTACACCGATGCCGGTGAGAACCGCGGCGATGATTTTCTTGTTGTTGTAACAAAACGCATACAGCTTGGTCTGCATCCGCCTGTTTTCCTTGTATATCTCGATGCCTCGCATGACGCGTAGACTTTGGAAGCTTGTGAAGAAGTGGAGCGCCTCCTCATTGgtgagccctcctcctcccttcAGGAGACCCCGCGCCCGTAGCTCCTGCACATCCTCCTCCCTGTTTACCAACATGGCCAAGAGCAAAAGGTAGGAGCAGACAACGGAGTCTTCTACCGGAGCTTTTGAAAAGCTCTTGACCGTGCATAGCTCGAGAGCCACCATGTTGACGAGGTAGCTTGCACGGTCACGGTCCAGGGGCGCCAGGGGCGCCACGGAGAGCTCGGCGAAGAGGGTCCATTTGTGTTTGAGGCCCATGTCAATGAGGTCCATTGTCTTGTTGGCTTTGAGCGTGATGCCGATCTTGGCAAGCTCAATGGCACTGACTGAAATCGGCGTCCTGTTCTTGGGTTTCACTGTTGTACTGATAGTGTCGCTGGTTCTTCCAACCGTATAGTACCGGAGAAGGCCAAGTAGATGTGGGGGTTTGTAGTCTTTATTCAATGCAGGAGGTACCCTTTCTTTGGGAAACTTACGGTCCTGCAGATAGCCTTTCATATACCTGTAGATGAAGGTCCCCAAGTGCACGGATCTGAACATCATTACCGTTTTGACCACTTCCCATGGGAGTTGGTTCTCAAGTAGCATGACGTCATGAAGGATGTCGATGCGGTTAGGGCCCAACAAACCGCGCAAACTCCGATCAATTTGTATACCACTCTGCATAAGCATGTACTGCACCAAGAAGCAAGCATCAAAGAACATCATGTGTCGGAAGTCGTCATCGCCCATACCTGCCATCACATCCTTGTCGTAGAGGCGGCGGACTTTGTCTGCAGTGGAGGCAACTGCGGAGAACAGCTCCTCCAGTAAGTGGCCAGATTCCCTGACGCAGCGTATGGCAGCAGCATGCTTCACCTTCTCCGCCTTCCTGAGGTGGACTCGGTGGTGATGGTAAGGTCCGATGGCCACATATCGTGGCACGGTATAACGTTCTTCAAGTGCATGGAGGCTTGGAGGGTATCTATGCATCTTCTTTTTCATCATGTTGATATCAGCCTCAATCTCACACTCGACTTGCTCGAACACCCCACTAGCTCGACTGTCGTTAGAGATCTTCATTTCTCCACTATGCAAATTGACAACCTGCTTGTTGCTAGAGATCCCGGTTTCCTGACTATTCTGCCCTTCAGTCACTTCTGCGGCGTGCCAGTTTGGCAGTGAGGCTGCAGAATAGTGGTAGTCAACGAGATGCTGCCCACCCCATGAATGAGGCACGTATGCTGGGAGGCTACAGGAACCAAACATGTCAATAGACGCATACTCCACTGGGAGGCCAGCAGCAGGAGACCAAGCTTCGGCAGCTGGTTCTTGAACGGGCCAGCTCGCCATCTGAAACTCACAAGGTCCCCATCCTCCATCTTGGTCCATGATCCAATTGGCCTTCCCAAAGTAATCACTGCAACTAGTGTGGAAACAGGAAATGAAGAGTGAAAAACAGCCAAAAACACATCTCATAGTGAAACTAGCTAGTACTCCCTCAATTCCAAAGTATAAGACGTTTTGGATTTTCTAGATACAAAaagcttttgctatgcatttagatgTACACTATGTCTGAatatatagtaaaaacaatgtatctaaaaaTTGAAGACATTTTACAATTAAAAACAGAGGGAGTTCTAATGTCATGGTAGAAACACAAATTAAGGCCTAGTGTACGAGGGATTGAAGACAGAAGAGAATGGAAGGCTTACATCCGGGCACAAGAAGAATGACCATATGGACACTTCTTCACGTATACAGAACATATATAGACGACGGCCAACCAAACGCTAATGTCCATGATGGTTATTTACTGTATGGTGGAAGTGGCCACGTACGTACGCATGTGCTAAGCCTACTTACCCCACGTTCACACTTGTCTGAGCCTGGCCCTGAGCTGGCAAAACCTGGAATCGCAAGCTCTAGTATACCATATCATGTCATTAGTCGTCTGTGCATATATTAACCCAGCCGTAGGCGTATGCATGCCATTGGCTAATCTATCAATGCCaaccaaggttttaaatctccggctatagcctccgctatctccggctatagctgtttGAGAAGAATTTAGCTAAGTTTTTCTATATACAAGTTAGCCCTTAGCtgccgctatagcccgctatagccGGCTATAGCCTGCTTTCAGACACATAAAGCTAAATGGCATAGCCGGCTATTTAAAACCTTGATGCCAACAGCCATCACCATTAGATCTACCAGGGTAAACATTATCATGTGCAAGAATAAGAACGGATAAGACAAGATGTTTCACCAAAAACAGTCTTTCAATTCGATACCAAGCCGATCTGCATCCACCAATATTATGATGCCGCCGCAGCACTCTGTAATGATCTTTCACCACATAGTCTAACCATCCCCTTAGGCGGACCTGATCGACACCTCTTCAATCTGCTTGACCCAGCCCCAGTCCTAAGTTTTTCGGGGCTGCAGCCAACTAAACTCAGGACACCTTTATAAATATAACAAAAATAATACTCAAAATGTGTGtatatactccatccgtcccagaataaatcaattcctaaaaTCCGTgccagtcaaacttttttaagtttgactaactttatagaaaagagtaacaacatctcTGATATAAAATGAGCACCTTATGAATATATATTCTATGGTTaatataatgatactaatttgataccataatttttaacatttttttctaAACATTCGGTTAATGTTTAAAAAGTTTAACTTAATACAACTTcagaaatctatttattcagggagagagagagtataAATATATATTGTGCATTAAATGTTACCACACTTATCATGTATCCAAATGAAATATTCACATGAACAACTATAAATATCAAGTTACTTTAACCTCCATTGGCTAATCTATCAATGCCAGCAGCCATCACCATTAGATCTACCAGTGTAAACATTATCATGTGCAAGAATAAGAACGGATAAGACAAGATGTTTCACCAAAAACAGTCTTTCAATTCGATATCAATATTAACCCATTGAGGGGACCGCCGCACTTCCACATCTACAACCAAGCCGATCTGCATCCACCAATATTATGATGCCGCCGCAGCACTCTGTAATGATCTTTCACCACATAGCCTAACCATATTCTTAGGTGGACCTGATCGACACCACTTCAATCTGCTTGACCCAGCCCCAGTCCTAAGTTTTTCGGGGCTGCAGCCAAACTAAACTCAGGACACCTTTATAAATATAACAAAAATAATACTCAAAATGTGTGtatatactccatccgtcccagaataaatcaattcctaaaaTCCGTgccagtcaaacttttttaagtttgactaactttataaaaaagagtaacaacatctatgataTAAAATGAGCACCTTATGAATATATATTCTATGGTTAATATAATGACACTAATTTGATACCATAATTTTAacgtttttttctaaaaattcggtcaaagtttaaaaagtttaacttaagacaacttcagaaatctatttattcagggatAGAGAGAGTATAAATATATATTGTGCAATAAATGTTACCACACTTAACATGTATCCAAATGAAATATTCACATGAAACAACTATAAATATCAAGTTACTTTAAATAATGCTTCCGACGTCCCTCAATGCAAAGTCACTGATGATGGTTATATCAATTTTATCCAATAATTTATTCTCATCGCCTAATATTGCCCAAAACTATTTAACCTCCCTTGCGACAACGTAGATCTCAAATTGTTCTTCAGCAAATTTAGATTTGAGATGGTTCTTTTAGCTTCTGTTACTCTTAAAAATTATCCATGGACCCTCTCCGTGAGTCTATCCACTAATAACTCAACTTCTCTTTCCCTTTTCCACTCCAAGAAGCATATTTTCTCGTGGTACTGAAATTTAGATAAACATTATGTAGTAAAAGTAACACGGCGAGGCAATTGGTATTGCGAACTGTCTCTGAAAATAGAGACCATTTTTAGAGGCGCAAGGAAacatcaactgcagttataaaatcCATTTCTAGATGGGGTCCATTAGCTAGGCCCAATAGAGGCATCTTTACATGAAATTTTTTGAAAGAGCCACCATGGGAAAACAAGGGGGCACCTCTAAAAATCGTTTATGTGGTAGTGTGATACCCAAAGCCAAGATAACGgagccaaaaatggtatttttgaGTTTGGGGGCAGGGATGACACCCTGGCCAAAATTACGGATTGCTCAGGAATTTTACTCCAAAATTTAATGGTAATAAAGGAAAACATTAAAGCCATGCACATAGCCTTGTGGATATTCCTCTTATAGAACATGGACACACAAGCCATGTAACTCTATGTAGACCGACGCTACATTTTTCATGCATTTCTACCTCTACCACGAAAAGGTTTTGCACCCTAGTTTCTAATGTTAGCAACTACATATCAATTGTCCTATTTCTCTTGGGTCGGCCAACAAGGATCATTCCACTCCACACATGACACGCGACATCGGCGAGGGTAACCAACCCTAGTCATGAACCTTGACATGGTAGCTCCAAGAATTAGACGAACCATGTTCCCAAGTAAAATTAAGCTCCTGGCCAGAAGGAATAAGTTATCTAATTCAACTAATCGTATCGTGCATTCATACCCACACCTCTCTCTCCCACCGTCTAAAAAATATGTCGATAAAAAATAAGCAACATTATATTATCACTATTAATTGGCAGAGGAGGAGATCTATTGTATGCAGATCCAACTCCATACCGTTAGTTCAGTCCGGTAATGGATCTACAAGCATCTAGATGTGGCCGGAGATGAGAAAGAGCAAGGACAGGTATGCACCACCGATCTTGAGTGCGCAATAACCCGGAGATGCTGCGGGAGTCCCTGATGTGGGTGATGTGGAGCGTGCTGCCAGCCACGAGGGTCTTCATGGCAGTGGTCTTGCTACAAGGAACACACGGCAGCAGCCAAGTGTGGTGTCGTCGTGACCACCATGCTCTCCACCACCCACGGAGGAGCCCCTCCCCTAGTGGTGCAACAGGATGCGGTGGTTGTGTGGCTAGGGTTTGTGTTCGAGGCGAGCCCTCTGCCCTctctaggtgcatggttttgaaGGCTAGGGAGGAGAGGTTAGAGGGAGCAGACTGCGGGATGGACACGGCATGAGGATACCGACATTGGCATGTGGATCTTGCGATTAAGACCGGAGCTAGAAGATGAGCTCAAGAGAGAGGGGTGATGCAGAGAGATTGGGGACAGAAGAGATTGGGGTATGGTTGTCGGTCTACTGAACTTCATAAAATTTTTGGGTCCATGAAAAGCTCACAAACGTAGGTTACTTTAGCCGCGTCTTTGATATTCCTGTCAAGTCACTGATGGGCCTTAAGCATAAATCACACAGAGCTACTGGGGAGCAATTTCTAATTAGTCATCAGAGATGCTCAACATTGATCTGTCTTTGATATAGTGACTTTTTTGTGTGTATGTAGCATAGTGAGATATTTATACACTTTTTAAtaaactttggtcaaagtaaacTGGTTTGATTTAGATAAAAAACAACAAATTTACATTTTGAAACAGAGTACCAGAGTATATATCATGTGTTTTTGCAGCCGGATAAAATTTAAACAAGAACACACGTTAAAATTTTTATGACTCCTTATTATCTTCTCCTGATCACATCCCTCAATTCCAAAGTATAAGACGTTTTGGATTTTCTAGATACAAAaagcttttgctatgcatttagatgTACACTATGTCTGAatatatagtaaaaacaatgtatctaaaaaTTGAAGACATTT
It includes:
- the LOC136533470 gene encoding UPF0481 protein At3g47200-like; the protein is MDQDGGWGPCEFQMASWPVQEPAAEAWSPAAGLPVEYASIDMFGSCSLPAYVPHSWGGQHLVDYHYSAASLPNWHAAEVTEGQNSQETGISSNKQVVNLHSGEMKISNDSRASGVFEQVECEIEADINMMKKKMHRYPPSLHALEERYTVPRYVAIGPYHHHRVHLRKAEKVKHAAAIRCVRESGHLLEELFSAVASTADKVRRLYDKDVMAGMGDDDFRHMMFFDACFLVQYMLMQSGIQIDRSLRGLLGPNRIDILHDVMLLENQLPWEVVKTVMMFRSVHLGTFIYRYMKGYLQDRKFPKERVPPALNKDYKPPHLLGLLRYYTVGRTSDTISTTVKPKNRTPISVSAIELAKIGITLKANKTMDLIDMGLKHKWTLFAELSVAPLAPLDRDRASYLVNMVALELCTVKSFSKAPVEDSVVCSYLLLLAMLVNREEDVQELRARGLLKGGGGLTNEEALHFFTSFQSLRVMRGIEIYKENRRMQTKLYAFCYNNKKIIAAVLTGIGVLVGIIGTLLSIKKSF